A genome region from Hevea brasiliensis isolate MT/VB/25A 57/8 chromosome 9, ASM3005281v1, whole genome shotgun sequence includes the following:
- the LOC110645187 gene encoding 40S ribosomal protein S18, with protein sequence MSLVANEDFQHILRVLNTNVDGKQKIMFALTSIKGIGRRFANIVCKKADVDMNKRAGELSAEELDKLMVIVANPRQFKIPDWFLNRQKDYKDGKYSQVVSNALDMKLRDDLERLKKIRNHRGLRHYWGLRVRGQHTKTTGRRGKTVGVSKKR encoded by the exons ATG tcGCTGGTCGCAAATGAAGATTTCCAACACATTCTTCGTGTTCTGAACACGAACGTCGATGGGAAACAGAAGATTATGTTTGCCCTAACCTCCATCAAAGGTATCGGTCGCCGTTTTGCTAACATCGTCTGCAAGAAAGCCGACGTCGACATGAACAAGAg AGCTGGTGAACTATCAGCTGAAGAGCTTGACAAACTTATGGTGATTGTTGCAAATCCCCGCCAATTCAAGATTCCAGATTGGTTCCTGAACAGACAGAAGGATTACAAGGATGGAAAGTATTCTCAGGTTGTATCCAATGCATTGGACATGAAGCTGAGAGACGATCTTGAGCGGTTGAAGAAGATCAG AAACCATCGTGGTCTTCGTCACTATTGGGGTCTTCGAGTGCGTGGCCAGCACACCAAGACCACTGGCCGCAGGGGGAAGACTGTTGGTGTCTCCAAGAAGCGATAA
- the LOC110645183 gene encoding transcription repressor OFP16-like, with translation MAGTLGRNLHLCFTKIRRPPEPQSPSNLLSPHDHSHPLIVKNYNSLFDYYTFDSASKSPTHSSSSSSEPDFATVFASQRFFFSSPGRSNSIIKSTPSIDTHTQSSDSLVELKSNDTEPLLDTGTANNDQSDGRSSFESWNSAATVKDSVAVPTYSPDPYLDFRRSMQEMVEARDMVDVKANWDNLHELLLCYLALNPKSTHKFIVRAFADLIVSLLASQPAVAAEGE, from the coding sequence ATGGCAGGCACACTGGGGAGAAACCTTCACCTCTGCTTCACCAAGATCAGGCGTCCGCCAGAGCCCCAATCTCCTTCTAATCTTCTATCTCCACACGATCATAGCCATCCACTTATCGTAAAAAACTATAACTCTCTCTTTGACTACTACACCTTTGACTCTGCTTCCAAATCCCCAACTCACTCATCATCTTCCTCATCTGAACCTGACTTCGCCACCGTATTCGCCTCCCAACGTTTCTTCTTCTCCTCCCCAGGCCGCTCCAACTCCATCATCAAATCTACACCTTCCATTGACACTCATACGCAATCTTCTGACTCCCTGGTAGAACTAAAGTCTAATGATACTGAGCCACTTTTGGACACTGGCACTGCTAATAATGATCAATCCGACGGCCGGTCGTCTTTTGAATCGTGGAACTCTGCTGCCACAGTTAAAGACAGCGTAGCAGTCCCTACGTACTCGCCAGACCCTTATTTGGACTTCAGGCGATCCATGCAGGAGATGGTTGAGGCGCGGGACATGGTAGACGTGAAGGCCAATTGGGACAACTTGCATGAGCTTCTGTTGTGTTATCTTGCACTAAATCCTAAGAGTACTCACAAGTTCATCGTTCGAGCTTTTGCTGACCTCATTGTTAGTCTCTTGGCATCTCAGCCGGCGGTAGCGGCGGAGGGAGAGTAA